A genomic window from Ananas comosus cultivar F153 linkage group 22, ASM154086v1, whole genome shotgun sequence includes:
- the LOC109727310 gene encoding F-box protein PP2-B10-like, with protein MEGMNAGQYRSQSIWSRFERMRQRAEGKSIRTDGRGTGSSVVKIRPRDLTISQSETSQCWAWIRDPPSSDEEVAEMMDLCRLEIEGKSDCKDLTTGKTYAAYLIFKIAEESCGLTSPYPDARVALGDHEAKACAVCLDPSKGKKKHEDDVRLPRKRNDGWMEIELGEFTVNRGEEGEKVRMSLSETKVMNWKKGLIVGGIEIRPKKKAA; from the exons ATGGAAGGTATGAATGCCGGACAGTATAGATCGCAGAGTATTTGGTCGCGGTTCGAACGCATGCGCCAAAGAGCCGAGGGCAAGTCCATCCGCACTGACGGTCGAGGAACG GGTTCGTCGGTGGTTAAAATACGGCCGAGAGATCTGACCATTTCGCAGAGTGAGACTTCACAATGTTGGGCGTGGATCCGTGATCCTCCTAG CTCTGATGAGGAGGTTGCTGAAATGATGGACCTGTGCCGGTTGGAGATCGAAGGAAAATCTGACTGCAAAGATCTCACTACGGGGAAGACTTACGCTGCCTATCTCATCTTCAAAATAGCCGAGGAATCGTGCGGCCTCACCTCCCCATATCCAGATGCACGTGTGGCTTTGGGTGATCACGAGGCGAAGGCATGCGCTGTGTGTCTCGACCCTagtaaaggaaaaaagaaacatgAAGATGATGTGAGGTTGCCACGGAAGAGGAATGATGGGTGGATGGAGATAGAGCTGGGTGAGTTCACCGTGAATCGAGGGGAAGAGGGGGAGAAGGTTCGCATGTCGCTGAGTGAGACGAAAGTAATGAACTGGAAGAAAGGGCTAATCGTAGGAGGTATTGAGATTAGGCCCAAGAAAAAGGCAGCTTAA